In one Desulfosporosinus sp. Sb-LF genomic region, the following are encoded:
- a CDS encoding DUF4406 domain-containing protein — protein sequence MKYVYICSPYRGDVDYNIATAQFYCQFATSQGVIPMAPHIYFTQFLDDNEPNERTLGLIMGQDILKHCSELWVFGNRISEGMRNEIESAERLEIPILFYSNRCKKRGE from the coding sequence TTGAAGTATGTCTATATTTGCAGTCCATATCGTGGTGATGTGGACTACAACATAGCTACAGCACAATTCTACTGCCAATTTGCAACTAGTCAGGGTGTAATACCTATGGCGCCTCATATCTACTTTACTCAGTTTTTGGATGATAACGAACCGAATGAACGCACATTGGGACTTATAATGGGACAGGATATTTTGAAGCATTGTTCTGAATTATGGGTTTTTGGAAACAGAATATCTGAAGGGATGCGGAACGAAATAGAGTCAGCAGAGCGGTTAGAAATCCCGATTTTATTCTACAGTAACCGTTGCAAAAAACGAGGTGAATAA
- a CDS encoding phage antirepressor KilAC domain-containing protein, whose translation MSDDLEIIDQRKILGKDFKIYGDLENPLFLAKDIGEWIEHSNSTEMLRGVDENEKLNSTILSAGQRREVTMLTEDGLYEVLFQSRKPIAKEFKKQVKRILREIRRRGIYVTDSVLENMLSSPDFGIRLLSEIKSEREKISILEHKIEEDKPKVAFANALEATKDTIYIGDLAKILKKNGADIGQTRLYEWLRFNGYLMKSFSKNTPTQRYMEMGLLDIKERVFTFPNGDLRISKTPMVTVKGQKYFINLFVKTRAIS comes from the coding sequence ATGAGTGATGATCTGGAAATTATCGATCAGAGAAAAATCCTAGGTAAAGATTTCAAAATATACGGAGACCTAGAAAACCCATTATTTCTAGCTAAAGATATTGGAGAATGGATTGAACACAGTAATTCAACTGAAATGCTAAGAGGTGTCGACGAAAACGAAAAGCTGAACTCAACAATCCTTAGTGCAGGTCAAAGACGAGAAGTCACAATGCTTACAGAAGATGGCCTTTATGAAGTCTTATTTCAAAGTCGAAAACCAATAGCCAAAGAGTTCAAGAAGCAAGTCAAACGGATTCTAAGGGAAATTCGTAGACGCGGCATATATGTAACAGATAGTGTTTTGGAAAATATGCTCAGCAGTCCAGACTTTGGTATCAGGCTTCTCTCCGAAATAAAATCAGAACGAGAGAAGATTTCAATTCTTGAGCACAAAATTGAGGAGGACAAGCCCAAGGTCGCCTTCGCCAATGCTCTTGAAGCCACAAAAGACACGATCTATATTGGGGATCTCGCTAAAATTCTCAAGAAAAACGGTGCAGACATTGGTCAAACACGATTGTATGAATGGCTTAGGTTTAACGGTTATCTAATGAAGAGTTTCAGCAAAAATACACCAACTCAACGATATATGGAAATGGGTCTACTGGACATTAAAGAACGTGTCTTTACCTTTCCGAACGGAGACCTACGAATTTCAAAAACACCGATGGTAACCGTAAAGGGTCAGAAATATTTTATCAATTTGTTTGTCAAAACGAGGGCAATCTCATGA
- a CDS encoding rRNA biogenesis protein rrp5, with amino-acid sequence MSKLEITLKYDELISAMTRLTEALETKQALVQVAADKLAEVVDPPSEAEQLVEVEPPPKDEKTVTLEQVRAVLTAKSQAGKKAAIQGLFKKFDADKLTAVDPTRYSDLLKEAEAL; translated from the coding sequence ATGAGTAAACTGGAAATCACACTGAAATACGATGAGCTTATTTCGGCCATGACAAGGCTGACAGAGGCTCTGGAAACCAAGCAAGCACTAGTTCAAGTTGCGGCAGATAAGCTAGCCGAGGTGGTTGATCCACCCAGTGAAGCAGAACAACTAGTAGAGGTCGAGCCACCTCCCAAAGATGAGAAGACAGTAACCCTTGAACAAGTGAGAGCGGTACTCACGGCCAAATCACAAGCTGGAAAAAAAGCAGCAATTCAGGGTCTATTCAAGAAGTTCGATGCAGATAAGCTGACCGCTGTCGATCCAACAAGGTATTCTGACTTGTTAAAAGAAGCAGAGGCACTTTAA
- a CDS encoding DUF2800 domain-containing protein produces MADHAKLSASSSHKWLNCTPSVRLEESFENKTSTFAEEGTAAHALSEHKLRKFLKIKTKKPISKYDSQELEFYTDAYVDYVSELISESKTRSSDSLALVEQRLDYSQYAEDGFGTGDLVIVSDGILDVIDLKYGKGVRVSAEHNTQMMLYALGALELFNLLYDIETVRMTICQPRLDSISTFELSVDELMKWAETELKPRAALAFRGEGDFISGEHCRFCRAKSQCRERANSNLELAKLDFRLPELLTDDETAKVLAQANELKSWAKDVWEFAEKEALAGRKKWPGYKLIEGVGRRKYTDEAKVAEQVLATGDFNEAQIYTKNLLGITAMTQLLGKKQFKELLGGLCIAPPGKPSLVVESDKHQEWNPLDAARSDFADAI; encoded by the coding sequence ATGGCTGACCATGCAAAACTGTCAGCATCAAGCTCTCACAAATGGCTGAACTGTACACCCTCGGTCAGGCTTGAGGAATCGTTTGAAAACAAAACCAGTACCTTTGCGGAAGAAGGGACTGCGGCACATGCCTTATCAGAGCATAAGCTACGCAAGTTTCTTAAAATCAAAACAAAAAAACCAATCAGTAAGTATGACTCTCAGGAATTAGAATTCTACACCGATGCCTACGTAGATTACGTCTCTGAATTGATATCCGAGTCCAAAACAAGGTCAAGTGATTCATTGGCCCTAGTTGAACAACGATTAGACTATTCCCAATACGCAGAGGACGGATTTGGAACTGGCGACCTAGTCATTGTATCGGATGGCATTCTCGATGTGATTGATCTTAAATATGGTAAAGGGGTTCGAGTATCGGCGGAGCACAATACCCAAATGATGCTTTACGCACTGGGGGCACTGGAACTATTTAATCTCTTGTATGACATCGAGACTGTACGAATGACAATCTGCCAGCCCAGACTCGACAGTATTTCAACCTTTGAACTATCAGTGGACGAGCTTATGAAATGGGCAGAAACAGAGTTGAAACCCAGGGCCGCACTTGCCTTTAGAGGTGAAGGCGACTTTATATCCGGTGAACATTGCCGCTTCTGCCGGGCAAAGAGTCAATGCCGAGAGCGGGCCAATTCCAATTTAGAACTCGCTAAACTGGACTTCAGGCTACCTGAATTACTGACGGATGATGAGACAGCCAAGGTGCTAGCCCAAGCAAATGAGCTGAAATCTTGGGCGAAGGATGTCTGGGAGTTCGCCGAAAAGGAAGCATTGGCTGGTCGAAAAAAATGGCCGGGTTACAAACTGATCGAAGGTGTCGGTCGACGAAAATATACGGATGAAGCCAAGGTCGCAGAACAGGTACTTGCGACTGGCGACTTTAATGAGGCCCAAATTTACACCAAGAATCTTCTCGGCATAACGGCTATGACGCAGCTTCTTGGCAAGAAACAGTTTAAGGAATTACTGGGGGGTTTGTGTATCGCGCCTCCAGGCAAACCCTCGCTGGTGGTAGAGTCGGACAAGCACCAGGAATGGAATCCACTCGATGCAGCAAGGAGTGATTTTGCAGATGCCATTTAA
- a CDS encoding DUF2815 family protein — protein MANETKVITGKVRFSFCNVWVAKSINGGDEKYSVSLVISKKDKETLEKINGGIKEAEKVGIAKHGAKFTSGAGFKRPLRDGDIDRSDDENYANCYFINANSATKPSIVDKNVLPILDSSEVYSGCYGRASITFYPFNTNGNRGIACGLQNLQKLADGEPLGGRSRAEDDFEAYDDDDFLS, from the coding sequence ATGGCGAACGAAACAAAGGTTATCACAGGAAAAGTAAGATTCTCATTTTGTAACGTATGGGTAGCAAAAAGCATCAATGGGGGAGACGAAAAATACTCTGTTAGCCTCGTGATCTCTAAAAAAGACAAAGAAACACTCGAAAAAATCAACGGTGGGATAAAAGAAGCTGAAAAAGTTGGAATCGCCAAGCATGGCGCAAAGTTTACCAGTGGTGCTGGTTTCAAACGACCTCTTCGAGACGGAGATATTGACCGATCAGATGATGAAAACTACGCGAACTGTTATTTCATAAATGCTAACAGTGCAACAAAGCCAAGTATCGTTGATAAAAACGTCCTGCCCATCTTGGATAGCTCGGAAGTTTATAGTGGCTGCTATGGCCGGGCGAGTATTACGTTTTACCCCTTCAACACCAATGGCAACCGGGGTATCGCTTGTGGTCTACAAAACTTGCAAAAACTAGCGGATGGTGAGCCGCTCGGAGGACGCAGTAGAGCAGAAGACGATTTTGAAGCCTATGACGATGACGACTTTTTGTCGTGA
- a CDS encoding DNA polymerase — MRTLGIDLETYSSVDLKKAGVYSYTSAPDFEILLFAYAFEDDPVEVVDLASGEKLPPELLKALTDESVIKTAFNANFERTCLSVYLTQALSSASWRCTAVQAAMLGLPLYLAGVAKVLDLDQQKMNEGKALIRYFCSPCKQTKVNGGRTRNLPEHALEKWAIFKDYCKKDVEVERAVRGRIANYPISDYEQRLWMLDQRINDRGVLIDTRLVENAIDCDRRYRVGIFEEAKKLTGLDNPNSVAQLKDWFLSNGLDIESLSKKVVAEMATTTDGEIQRLLQLRQEMAKTSIKKYLAMQRALCPDHCARGLLQFYGANRTGRWAGRLVQVQNLPQNHLKDLELARSIVKAGDFDVLEMVYESVPGVLSELIRTAFIPSNGHRFIVADFSAIEARAIAWLAGEAWRMEVFQTHGKIYEASASQMFRVPLERIVKGNAEYELRQKGKIAELALGYGGSVGALTAMGALNMGVSENELKPLVDAWRAANPRITKFWWDVDRAALKAVKERTIQTVGTIKFQYQSGMLFITLPSGRRLSYIKPKLQLNKFGREGLTYEGVGENKQWCSIDTYGPKLVENITQAVARDCLADAMLRIDKAGYKIVMHVHDEAVISAPVGVGSLEDVCSIMGQPIPWAEGLPLKADGFESKFYKKG; from the coding sequence GTGAGAACACTTGGTATCGATCTTGAAACGTACTCCAGTGTGGATCTAAAAAAGGCGGGGGTGTACTCGTACACCTCTGCTCCCGACTTTGAAATCTTACTGTTCGCCTATGCCTTTGAGGATGATCCCGTCGAAGTTGTTGATCTGGCAAGTGGTGAAAAACTGCCACCAGAACTATTAAAGGCATTAACCGATGAGAGCGTTATAAAGACCGCCTTTAACGCAAATTTTGAGCGCACGTGTTTGTCCGTGTATCTCACACAGGCATTATCCTCCGCTTCCTGGCGCTGTACAGCAGTCCAGGCGGCGATGTTGGGACTTCCTCTTTATCTTGCAGGGGTTGCTAAAGTACTTGATTTAGACCAGCAGAAAATGAACGAGGGTAAGGCGCTTATTCGGTATTTCTGCAGCCCATGTAAACAAACCAAGGTGAACGGCGGCAGGACCAGAAACCTACCGGAGCACGCGCTAGAGAAGTGGGCTATCTTCAAGGATTATTGTAAAAAGGACGTTGAGGTTGAAAGAGCCGTCCGGGGAAGGATCGCAAACTATCCTATCTCCGATTATGAGCAGAGACTTTGGATGCTTGACCAGCGGATCAACGATCGAGGGGTTTTAATCGATACCCGGCTGGTGGAAAACGCCATCGACTGTGACAGACGGTACAGAGTGGGCATTTTTGAGGAAGCTAAGAAGTTAACCGGCTTAGATAATCCAAACAGTGTGGCCCAACTTAAGGACTGGTTCTTAAGTAACGGACTTGATATTGAGAGTTTATCAAAAAAAGTAGTAGCTGAAATGGCGACCACTACGGATGGTGAGATTCAAAGGCTACTACAGCTTCGGCAAGAAATGGCCAAAACCTCAATCAAAAAGTATTTAGCTATGCAAAGGGCACTCTGCCCGGATCATTGTGCTCGCGGGCTGCTCCAGTTTTACGGTGCAAACCGAACCGGTCGGTGGGCCGGAAGGCTCGTACAGGTACAAAACCTCCCACAAAACCATTTAAAGGACTTGGAACTAGCGCGTTCAATCGTGAAGGCCGGAGACTTCGATGTTCTCGAAATGGTCTATGAAAGCGTGCCAGGCGTACTGTCGGAACTCATCCGAACCGCCTTTATTCCTTCAAACGGACATAGATTTATTGTCGCGGATTTCTCCGCGATTGAGGCGCGGGCCATTGCGTGGCTCGCGGGCGAAGCCTGGCGTATGGAAGTTTTTCAAACTCACGGCAAGATTTACGAGGCCTCTGCGTCACAGATGTTTAGAGTGCCGCTAGAGCGCATCGTCAAAGGAAACGCAGAGTACGAGCTCCGGCAAAAGGGAAAGATCGCAGAACTCGCGCTTGGGTATGGTGGTAGCGTAGGGGCCTTAACCGCGATGGGTGCGCTGAACATGGGCGTTTCTGAGAACGAGTTGAAACCACTCGTTGATGCGTGGAGAGCCGCGAACCCCAGAATCACAAAGTTTTGGTGGGACGTTGACCGAGCGGCACTCAAAGCTGTTAAGGAAAGAACGATTCAAACGGTAGGCACTATAAAATTCCAATACCAAAGCGGAATGTTGTTTATTACTTTGCCATCAGGTCGAAGGTTATCCTACATCAAGCCTAAATTACAGCTTAATAAGTTTGGGCGCGAGGGCCTTACCTATGAGGGTGTTGGGGAAAACAAGCAGTGGTGTAGCATTGACACTTACGGGCCGAAACTGGTGGAGAATATTACCCAGGCTGTGGCACGCGATTGTCTCGCGGATGCCATGCTGCGGATAGACAAAGCCGGGTATAAGATTGTGATGCACGTTCATGACGAGGCGGTAATATCTGCTCCGGTGGGCGTTGGCTCGCTGGAGGATGTGTGTAGCATTATGGGGCAGCCGATACCATGGGCTGAAGGTTTGCCCTTAAAGGCCGACGGATTCGAATCAAAATTTTATAAAAAAGGTTAG
- a CDS encoding virulence-associated E family protein, with protein MSLRHSGTVVIATGSSRKETKWTHREMSWPELMTRLKQPTFTGETVEEYREMTKAKQDDIKDIGGFVGGKLKDGIRKNGSVEYRSVLTLDIDYAQPDTWSTITMFNSCAFCIYSTHKHTPGAPRLRLVAPLLRTVSEEEYTALAHKFAAGIDIEQFDDTSFEPSRLMYWGSTSSDGVHIFESQDGPWLNPDEILSQYVDWKDASSWPVSSRVDQLHKKMADKQGDPLEKKGVVGAFCRAYSITEAIEMFLSDVYAPCEAEDRYTFLGGSTSGGLVLYDNGTFAFSHHGTDPISGKLVNAFDMVRIHKFGAQDDEVKEGTPVNKLPSFKAMQELAINDGVVKQQLMSESIAAAQEDFKDEDWARGLEYQKDGALKATIDNIRLIMEHDPKLSKAVGYNQFASRNELLRDLPWRSMAGNSYWTDSDDSALRHYLEKFYGISHTSKTMDALSVIVEHNKFNPVKDYLLSLEWDGVPRLDTLFIDYFGSEDNEYTRAVTRKMMCAAVARIFTPGCKFDYMLVMIGKQGLGKSYFMKKLGGKWYSDSLMSVTGKEAYEQLQGVWIIEMGELSAAKKADVDALKHFITKQEDIFRAAYGRRTAAYPRQCIFLGTTNDYECLRDTTGGRRFWPINVGNGEHSMWQELNVGQVWAEAVQGFAVGETLYLSPELEEFAAMVQSEHTVESDKAGMVYEYLDTLLPEDWDSMDLSERRMFLYGDFTKGKGTVRRTQTCALEIWCECLGGDIKQLTSTQSRELKGILDHAKGWRRNKLRPRFKIYGSQRGHIRD; from the coding sequence GTGAGTTTAAGGCATAGCGGAACTGTTGTAATTGCCACAGGTAGTTCACGAAAGGAAACAAAATGGACCCATCGAGAAATGTCTTGGCCAGAGCTTATGACCAGGCTTAAGCAGCCGACGTTCACAGGAGAAACGGTTGAAGAATACCGGGAAATGACCAAGGCAAAGCAGGACGACATAAAAGACATCGGTGGCTTTGTGGGTGGAAAGCTTAAAGACGGAATAAGAAAAAACGGTAGCGTGGAGTATAGAAGCGTTTTAACACTGGACATTGACTATGCTCAACCGGATACTTGGTCCACTATCACCATGTTCAACAGCTGCGCGTTCTGCATTTACTCAACGCACAAGCACACGCCGGGAGCGCCTAGACTCAGGCTTGTTGCTCCCTTGTTGAGAACAGTAAGCGAAGAGGAGTACACGGCGCTGGCACACAAGTTTGCAGCGGGTATCGACATCGAGCAGTTCGACGATACCAGCTTTGAACCCTCGCGTTTGATGTACTGGGGAAGTACGTCCAGTGATGGAGTACACATATTTGAGTCACAAGACGGACCTTGGCTTAACCCGGATGAAATCCTTTCACAGTACGTGGATTGGAAGGATGCCTCCAGTTGGCCAGTATCGTCCCGAGTGGACCAACTGCATAAAAAAATGGCCGACAAGCAAGGCGATCCATTGGAAAAGAAGGGCGTTGTTGGAGCTTTCTGCCGAGCGTATAGTATCACCGAAGCAATCGAAATGTTTCTTAGCGATGTATACGCGCCTTGCGAAGCGGAGGATCGATATACCTTTTTGGGCGGGTCCACATCGGGAGGTTTGGTACTTTACGACAATGGTACTTTCGCGTTCTCCCATCATGGCACGGACCCCATCAGCGGTAAGCTTGTAAACGCCTTTGACATGGTGCGGATACACAAGTTTGGAGCACAGGACGATGAGGTCAAAGAAGGAACCCCGGTAAACAAGCTGCCATCGTTTAAAGCGATGCAGGAACTTGCCATAAACGACGGGGTAGTTAAACAGCAACTTATGTCCGAAAGTATCGCGGCGGCACAGGAAGATTTTAAAGATGAGGACTGGGCTAGGGGCTTGGAGTACCAAAAAGATGGCGCGCTGAAGGCGACCATCGACAACATCCGGTTAATCATGGAACATGACCCCAAGCTAAGTAAGGCCGTGGGGTATAACCAATTTGCTAGTCGTAATGAGCTTCTAAGGGATTTACCTTGGCGAAGTATGGCTGGAAATTCGTACTGGACAGATTCGGACGATTCTGCTCTTAGACATTATTTGGAGAAGTTCTACGGTATCAGCCATACAAGCAAAACTATGGATGCGCTGTCTGTGATCGTCGAGCATAACAAGTTTAACCCTGTAAAGGACTACCTTTTAAGTCTTGAGTGGGACGGGGTACCTCGGCTTGATACCTTGTTTATTGACTATTTTGGTTCAGAGGATAATGAGTACACGAGGGCCGTGACACGAAAGATGATGTGTGCAGCGGTCGCGAGAATCTTTACACCGGGGTGCAAATTCGACTATATGCTGGTCATGATTGGTAAACAGGGTCTTGGAAAGAGCTATTTTATGAAAAAGCTAGGGGGCAAATGGTATTCAGACAGTTTGATGTCCGTTACTGGAAAGGAAGCCTACGAACAGTTGCAAGGTGTGTGGATTATTGAGATGGGAGAGCTATCAGCTGCCAAGAAAGCGGACGTTGACGCACTGAAACACTTTATAACGAAGCAAGAGGATATTTTTCGGGCCGCGTATGGCCGACGAACAGCTGCCTATCCCAGGCAGTGCATTTTCCTCGGCACGACCAACGACTACGAGTGTTTGAGGGATACAACCGGGGGCCGACGCTTCTGGCCCATCAACGTAGGGAATGGCGAGCACAGCATGTGGCAGGAATTAAATGTTGGCCAAGTTTGGGCTGAGGCAGTCCAGGGATTTGCTGTTGGGGAGACATTATATCTTAGCCCGGAGCTAGAGGAATTTGCGGCTATGGTGCAATCCGAACACACAGTCGAAAGCGACAAAGCAGGCATGGTCTACGAATATCTTGATACACTCCTTCCGGAAGATTGGGATTCTATGGACTTAAGCGAGAGACGGATGTTTCTGTATGGGGACTTTACCAAAGGTAAAGGAACCGTGAGGCGCACCCAAACCTGCGCATTGGAGATATGGTGCGAGTGTTTGGGTGGCGACATTAAACAGCTCACCAGCACTCAGTCGCGGGAGCTTAAAGGGATATTAGACCATGCCAAGGGCTGGAGACGGAACAAATTGAGGCCACGATTTAAAATTTACGGATCACAACGAGGTCATATCAGGGATTAA
- a CDS encoding VRR-NUC domain-containing protein, which produces MGCFMREKVIEQKLRTAVKSKGGLALKFTSPGTVGVPDRIVLTSDGRVYFVELKAPGKHLSPKQVKMAAVLERLGHKVRVIDSIEQVKEFMDDIYSA; this is translated from the coding sequence ATGGGGTGTTTCATGAGAGAAAAAGTAATCGAACAAAAGCTCAGAACCGCAGTCAAATCCAAAGGTGGTCTTGCGCTAAAGTTCACCTCGCCTGGTACGGTTGGCGTTCCCGACAGGATTGTTCTCACCTCCGACGGTCGGGTGTATTTCGTAGAACTTAAAGCACCGGGCAAACACCTCTCACCAAAGCAAGTGAAAATGGCGGCAGTCCTTGAGAGGCTCGGTCATAAGGTGCGTGTGATTGACAGCATTGAGCAGGTAAAGGAGTTTATGGATGATATATACTCCGCATGA
- a CDS encoding DEAD/DEAH box helicase, with translation MIYTPHDYQDYAANQILDKPACGILLDLGMGKTVVTLTAIDELLFDRFEVKKVLVVAPLRVAEDTWSKECEKWDHLKHLQIAKVLGPEKNRIAALKSNVDIYIVNRENVVWLVNHYGKAWPFDMVVIDEFSSFKSPKAKRFKALRKVRPLIKRIVGLTGTPAPNGLLDLWPQIYLLDRGERLGKTLGGYRERYFDPDKRNQEMVFSYKLKPEAEKAIYEKISDICVSMKAQDYLQMPARINNFVRVEMAPNEKTLYRKLEKDMLLPFTGGDIDAANAAVLSNKLLQMANGAVYDENGVVRQIHRRKIDAIEDLWEGANGKPILVFYAYKHDKERLQEFFKTSRELNTSQDITDWNAGTIPVALAHPASAGHGLNLQAGGHIIIWFGIPWSLELYQQANGRLYRQGQNEAVIIHHIVTSGTIDEDVIKALDRKDTGQAALLEAVKARVDIKSRTKRSV, from the coding sequence ATGATATATACTCCGCATGATTATCAAGACTATGCGGCAAATCAAATATTAGACAAGCCCGCCTGTGGGATACTTCTTGACCTTGGCATGGGGAAAACGGTCGTAACCTTAACAGCCATAGATGAACTCCTCTTTGATCGTTTCGAAGTGAAGAAAGTTTTGGTGGTAGCGCCACTCCGGGTGGCCGAAGACACCTGGAGCAAAGAGTGCGAGAAGTGGGATCATCTTAAGCATCTTCAAATTGCTAAAGTCTTAGGGCCTGAGAAAAACCGAATAGCAGCCCTTAAATCGAATGTAGATATTTACATTGTCAATCGGGAAAATGTAGTATGGCTGGTCAACCACTATGGTAAAGCTTGGCCCTTCGATATGGTAGTGATCGACGAGTTCTCGAGCTTTAAGTCACCCAAAGCTAAACGGTTTAAGGCGCTCCGCAAGGTTCGACCACTCATAAAACGGATAGTGGGTCTAACCGGGACCCCAGCGCCTAACGGGCTCCTTGACCTTTGGCCACAAATATATTTGCTGGATAGAGGCGAGAGGTTAGGAAAAACCCTGGGTGGTTATCGAGAAAGGTACTTCGACCCAGATAAACGGAACCAAGAGATGGTATTCAGCTACAAGCTTAAGCCGGAAGCTGAAAAAGCGATTTATGAAAAAATATCAGACATCTGCGTGAGCATGAAGGCCCAGGACTATCTGCAAATGCCTGCAAGAATTAACAACTTTGTGAGGGTCGAGATGGCCCCAAACGAAAAAACACTCTACCGAAAGTTAGAAAAGGATATGCTACTCCCCTTCACCGGAGGCGACATCGATGCAGCGAACGCAGCGGTATTATCGAACAAGCTACTGCAAATGGCGAACGGCGCGGTCTATGACGAGAACGGCGTTGTACGGCAGATCCACCGACGCAAGATCGATGCGATCGAGGATTTGTGGGAAGGGGCAAACGGAAAGCCAATCCTGGTGTTCTATGCCTATAAGCACGACAAGGAAAGGCTTCAGGAATTCTTCAAGACCTCAAGAGAGTTGAACACGTCACAAGATATTACCGACTGGAACGCAGGGACAATCCCAGTGGCTCTGGCCCATCCTGCCTCTGCCGGGCATGGTCTTAATCTACAGGCCGGGGGACACATCATTATCTGGTTTGGAATCCCCTGGAGTTTGGAGTTATACCAACAGGCCAATGGGCGTTTATACCGCCAAGGCCAGAACGAAGCAGTAATTATTCACCACATTGTCACATCGGGAACGATCGATGAGGACGTCATAAAAGCCCTGGATCGGAAGGACACAGGACAAGCTGCACTTTTGGAAGCCGTTAAAGCGAGAGTTGACATAAAAAGCAGAACAAAGAGGAGCGTCTGA
- a CDS encoding nucleotide modification associated domain-containing protein: MNNKDIELKKTKEFSGVLLPVADLLEQKNHDYGRSYDVLREEYGEVSFLIRLGDKVNRLKTLVKHPAKVKAEAVEDTIKDIIGYCTLELCFRKNKGVSINQNKCRVCRYVVLTQADLFVLDGYDPCDNCQESCNWAEV, from the coding sequence ATGAATAATAAAGATATCGAGCTAAAGAAAACCAAGGAGTTCTCCGGCGTTCTCCTTCCTGTGGCCGACCTTCTCGAACAAAAGAACCACGATTATGGTCGATCCTATGATGTGCTCCGTGAGGAGTATGGGGAAGTTTCCTTCTTGATCCGACTAGGCGATAAAGTCAACAGATTAAAGACACTTGTAAAACATCCTGCAAAGGTCAAGGCAGAAGCCGTGGAGGATACCATAAAAGACATCATCGGGTATTGCACATTAGAGCTATGCTTCAGGAAAAACAAAGGAGTTAGCATAAACCAGAACAAATGTCGAGTGTGTAGATATGTGGTCTTAACTCAGGCGGATCTCTTTGTTCTAGATGGATACGATCCATGTGATAACTGCCAAGAATCGTGTAACTGGGCCGAAGTGTAG
- a CDS encoding DUF6731 family protein, giving the protein METKRVYFDYFEVWCHELDVDGSKITEKKFDLTTVWNTARALTPKETMRKHRGEKARIQIVKPRKNVKTQKSVWEIQILKLREKSLPGLAKDDGDFQIIKLEDGEYIGESNSILYDDQGCILVMQRNYNGFTPSGVEDYLCSIISPESDIKRIILKPIIADSKIGFISKDKIFRTLEIGIASGNNTVSNSPFLTGMLSHFEKYEGTSFKVRIAVGRAKRDRTLSPGLTVDTIKELYGDSSVTELRTWLKDSEDIKTEKVDLLDDRRHDFTELLVDKENPISHDRVYEDLKKVYLKRKKDNTIY; this is encoded by the coding sequence GTGGAAACGAAACGTGTGTATTTCGATTATTTTGAGGTTTGGTGCCACGAACTTGATGTGGATGGGAGTAAAATTACTGAGAAAAAATTCGACTTAACAACCGTTTGGAATACTGCTCGTGCTTTGACTCCTAAAGAAACAATGAGGAAGCATAGAGGAGAGAAAGCTAGGATACAAATCGTCAAGCCTCGGAAAAATGTCAAGACCCAAAAGAGCGTCTGGGAAATTCAAATTTTGAAACTTCGTGAAAAGTCATTACCAGGCCTGGCAAAGGATGATGGTGATTTCCAAATTATCAAATTAGAAGACGGCGAATATATTGGGGAATCAAATTCGATATTGTATGACGATCAGGGATGTATCTTAGTAATGCAGAGGAACTATAACGGATTCACTCCATCAGGTGTTGAAGACTATCTTTGCAGCATTATATCCCCTGAAAGTGATATAAAACGAATAATTCTTAAACCTATTATTGCGGATTCTAAAATTGGCTTCATATCAAAAGATAAGATATTCAGAACCTTAGAAATTGGTATTGCAAGTGGGAACAACACGGTATCTAATAGTCCTTTTCTTACGGGAATGCTTTCACATTTCGAGAAGTATGAAGGTACAAGCTTTAAGGTTAGGATTGCGGTCGGACGAGCCAAACGTGACAGAACTTTATCACCTGGTCTAACAGTTGATACAATTAAGGAGCTGTATGGAGATAGTAGTGTAACTGAACTCAGGACATGGCTTAAAGATTCCGAGGACATTAAAACCGAAAAAGTAGACCTACTTGATGATCGTCGCCATGATTTTACCGAATTATTAGTAGATAAGGAAAATCCTATTTCTCACGATAGGGTTTATGAAGACCTCAAAAAAGTCTACTTAAAACGTAAGAAAGATAATACGATATATTAG